The segment TTCAGGTTCAACAAATAGCGCAGCCGAGTCTGTTATTACCTCAATAAATTATGAGATTTTGATAGAATAAGCACAGACACAAGCTGCCAACTCACCTCTACTAGGGACTGCTGCCTAATTCTGCAAAGGGCGCGTTGTTCGTGTTGGAAAACTGCAACCGAGCAAGCGAGCGCTAGAAGCTTGAGCGCGGATCCCACGCGAATGCATAGTTTGCCGGTCGTACGGAAATGATTAATGCTGGCTGCAGCCAACCAAGAGCCGCATTTTCAGTCCGCCACTTACGGGAGCACAGCAGACGTGTTTGACGTAGTTTTGTTTCACTGTCCCCGTCTCGGCCAATAAATTAAAACTCCACTCGAACTCGAATGATGAAGCGATGCATCGCCTTTCAGTTGTGTTGTACGACGATGGTGTCAACTAACCCATTCACCGTTTTTTCAATATTCCGAAGCAGCGATCCACCGTGCAGGGTGATTTTTTGGCAACGGATAGATGATAATTTTTAAAAGAGATATTGGGTCAAAAAACGGAAATAAGTAAGTTGATGCTTAACTCATTTTTCGTATGTTGGAATCTCAATTGGGAACGATTCCTAGTTTTTGTAGAAAACTGTCTCCAGAATAAGTATCAGGGCTTCAGAACCTCATTATCAGAACTAATTATgttaatttttaacattttgtttGTGTTCATTTTGGTCATTATTAACACAAATTTACCTTATTGACATATATTTACCTtaattttccatcaactttctctGTTGTATCCAGCGCCGCAGCGTACTGTTGGCCAGGCTGGCCCCCGCCAAGAGCGGAAGCCCTTAGGGCGGCAAAAAGAGAGTATATTTCACTAAAGCATTAGGAATTAGGAAACTAtactgattttagcgatttttatgccactttatcagttgatttgcatgcgGCAGCCATGGTGAAAAccgtcaaacaactacgctcgatgctttgttcgtacttccagcgaagaagttggatatgatgaagcacttcgtatccgTCGAAAAGCGCAATTTAACATTCGCAACATCTTCTTCCGCGAGAAAGGCAAAAGTGCTGTACGGAAGCCTGATTCCGGCCGCCCGACAGTGCTGCGCGGAAGCTAAAAATGAAGATCGAAAGCAAGGTGGCCTCACTGTTCCGCGCCTTGGGCCGGGAGATCAGAAAAAccggctaaacggtgaagacttcttcaccgtttagccggTTTTTCTGATCTCCCGGCCCAAGGCGGGCCAAAAaggacatttttatgcggaagcgtcagtcgaaGCTGGCCGTGCCTAAGTAGCAGCGAATCGTCCATAGAACGACTGAAGGTGCttgtgaaaaacatctttccggcgaagCACGATGTCGTGGTCATAATAGGCGACGAAAACTATTGGACTTCGATAAGTTCCCGAAGAAGATCCTTCTATGGCTGATGATCAGAgagaagagaatgttcaagccgctgttATTTCGTTCAGGGTTTACAGTAAACGAGGAGATACGAAGATACAGTATGAAGTACCTACCGGAAATTGCCGGCTTCAATAAAAAGTATCGCACAAAAAATGTGGTTTTTCGGCCGGACCTGGCCTTGGCCCATTAAGTCAAGAGATCACTAGAGGAGATGAATCGGTTGAAGATGAAGCttgtaccgacgatcaccaactCTCCCAACGTCCCCCAATTGCGAGCAATAGTAAATTTTAGGATgaagctcaaacggagcatttacttCAAGAATTTTGAGCCCAAAACCGAAGGAGGACCTTATCGCCAAGACTACGAAAAAGTTGAATAATATGCCGACGTCTATCTTGTGATCGGTCATAGCGAAGATTCTGGTGAACAGCACAGCTGTAAAGCCACCTGGCAGGGTGTCGAAGCGTTTTTATGGATGGCTAAGTACATGACTCTAAGTATTGGATAAGGGGCGAatacgaaaaagtgataaactTGAAACgagcactgatttaagaaatgaGGGGGCGCTAAATTGGGTTTTCGTCAAGGGCGTTACAATGTTACGCTACGGCTCTGGTTGTATCTATTGTATTTAAGTGTAAAAATACGGAAACAAAGCTAGAATTTCTAAATATATGGAGACATTACGACCTCAATTCCCTTAGAACAAACAAATTAGTTAATATTCATCTGAAGTACAACTTATTATTGTCAAAGGGTCTTCATGCCAACATATTATATTGAAAGATTACATTAACATCATGAACAATTAACATTCAGCACATTGGACATGCTGGAACAACTAGAAACCGATAACTTAAAAGTTATACCATTATGCTTCAAACgttaaataaaaaaagtttcaatACGTTGTTTAGTTTCTGATAAAAAGATACACACTAgataaaaagataaaactagaaaaatttcccGGTCATATGCAATTGATTTCATCTAACAATGATTTATGTTTGttgaagttatggccgtttgaatttggtcaaaattttgcctgtcccgatcattttgtctaacccctgtaaaCTAAATGTgggacctgaaattaaataaaaaagaaagttttttcaactaaattctactatttctgtcgaaatacatatctgtcgcgaataaatataaacaaTAGAATTtagttgaaaaagttttcttttttatttaatttcaaatttcgtattctgctaagatGCTCCGAAAACTTCAGTAAAGGTGAATTCctaatagcattttttctcagctttccgacggtggtcttgaaattaaaatcggttggggggaacATGCCGAAAAtgacgattttttgataaaatccaacatggcagccaaatccaagatggccgccaatttttttttcatttcgtttattATCCCTATCTCCTCGCTTTACAAAACCGTATCGTTTGTactttgtttcatagcaaattttgaaaatatcacaataattataagaaaattgtaaaccttgctgcaaataactggttgttttattcagttaatgttaCTGCACAcccaattttatgaatatttcttgtagcattttttctcagttttctaatggtggccttaaaataaaaatcggttggggggcttatggtaaaaacggcaattttttgataaaatccaatatggcgaccaaatccaagatggccgttaaaaaaatttacatttgaaagccctgttcttcttctttacagaaccgggccatttgttagttgtttcatggcaaatttatgaaatatcacataatATAGATCGCAAGGTTTGCTCCCTTTTTTTAAACTgataggccccttggcgaacgaggggtccactgcttcgaggtattaaaagagtaattcttattttttaaccattttcaaccaattaagcgcataAGTTCCAATACCAATATTTAAAGACcttgtgtcagtagtggccccgtttcagcgaaaaTTACTCACCTCTTTTCTACCTGCTGTTtcgtctttcttttttttcctgtcccgttttttcttttacgttccattttcgtctttttcttccatttttaggccgttttttcctttttccagtgtcgttttttgttttctgtctcgTTAGCTCTTTTTCTATTTCTGCTGTTgttgtctgttccgttttagcttttcctcttttttggtTACATTCTGTTTGCCGTTTTATACGTTGTCATTCCTTATCtccatttttctcgttttctgttcttgtttctcaatttcttcttcttattttttaacccgTTTCTTcccttttttgttccattttttctccttttctttccagtttgtccacattttttttctcgttttcttcgttttgtttatcgttattctttcttttctctcatttttcttgttttctttttcacccttcctctttttctgttcagtttcgttttttTGACTCGTTTCCCcttttttctcccattttcttcATTTACGCCCCGTTTTCAGTCCCATTAGGTCACGAGTTTTTTCTTgtgtatttcttttttttcacgAGAGTTGttcttctttctctctctcgcgttttccctctttttgtaTTCAGTTTgaccagtttttgtcacgttttttcccCGGACTCTGAGACGGGCTACCTCTGAATCCATCGGTGATATATATGTGAATAtgttaagaaaatttacttacattttcataagaaataaaatgaggaaaacgagaaagacaATAAAGATAAACTAgacaaaaaaaggtaaaaatagaacagaaaaaaagaaaacaacgggATAAcagcaaaatatgaatttttgaattaagtATATATTAAGGAAACCCGAATTTTTCGACttcagcaacaacaaaaaatgttaatttttttataacggtagtttttacgctcggaagggggggggggacagTAGAAGAAAGTATTGAAACAAAGGTATTTATAGTACCTTAGGGGCGGCAAGACGTGACgggaaaagagcgaaaaattaggtaagggataGTCATTGAAGTAACGCTGATTAAGAAGCGCACCGTTCCTCTTTACTCAAGCTGCGGGATCCGTGGAACGAAACCTAGTATAACTGGATCGTGCCAGCCCcttttatgtgcaacgacaaggaggagaGCGTGATTATCGAAAGATCGGAAATGGCCAGGCGCTTGAAATAACATTTCGTTCTATGTACTGTGAAATGGGGAACAAGATGGAGCTGTCGGCATCAACagaataacgattgaggatgatggacaagctgtggatccaccaacatTGGACAAGGTTAAGATACCAGCTAGATGTCGTATCCGAATCCAAAACACATCCTTGGTTCTTGAAGATAGCACACAGAATGACTTCGCTCGTTATTCTCGCGTTCCTCGACCTTACGGGAAACATTGTCCCACTCAATAGGATTATATACATGGCTGCCAGAAACAATATCGACTCAAAGTTTGGGCAGTGCTAACATTTTAAAAGTGACATAATTGTTTTATATTTAAGTTCATAACTAAGCTAGCTATGATTACTCTTGATTTGATCATAAACATTTGCTTACATTCAACCATGTCATTGCTATTCACTACACTAGAGAACTGGAAAACGATAAAGCCACTGAAAAGGACGGCATTGCCGCCGAGCTTTTGAATATCCGGAGCgcacggctgtattgtgcaatccgtCAGGCTATACTAAAGACATGGACTACATGGAAGGCCTATATGCCTTATTTACAAAAAgaaccatcgactcgaatgcagcagttTTCGGGGAATTATTCTATTCGACCTTGCATACTAAATTCTCTccagcgcacagtgggacggcttcaaaaataggcggacatcagcttttgcggcgaaactattaagttttccgcattagtgtcttcgcaaaagtttcttggtttttaatgtattttttttgttagataaaaaaattacattaaggaggtgggtcaatatatagagaaattaacttttttattttaggaccaaaataaacagtctctaaggaaaagtggtagaggacgttttttaaagagtatttggtgaaggaagaaagtttctatcccttaagggaaaaaagatattgagctgcacaataacaaacccccttaatatcagttttcctaattttacttgcttattttcatttttacgtagctttgatgttcagtaaagtttaagatatagtaaaaatacatctttttgctgaagagagcgaAGTTCTAACCCTATGGGATTTTGAGCTGTtacagttttcatataattttatagtcaattttaaggtgatttatttcaaaaaggcgcaagtatgcgcagccaaccTCAGCGACTTCAAGTGTTGTAAGGTAGTGCCTTTCATTTCCtgtatatgtcacggtggaacacggtggaacattATGAGTGCGATTTCACGtcctgcgacagatcctcgataaattttgGGAATTCAACTGGTAGACCATTTGTTTAATTTGTTTATAAACTTCAAAGTGGCGTACGACTCAGTTAAATGATATAAGCTGTGATGGATTCTGCTTGAACCTGGTTTTCCAGCAAAACTAATTAAGCTTATACGTGCTAACCTTGATGGTTTAAAGTAAAGTGTCAGATGAACGGGTGAGATATTGGAATTGTTTCTGAGGTTAGATGATGTGAAGTAAAAAAGTGACGGACTGCCGAACTTGCTGCTTAACATTGTAACATTgtaaggtgctattcgaagtgcaggcgtgcagagaagcgttGATATCCTAGAGTTTACGGACGATAtcgtcggtgttaaccgtaaacCCACATTAAACATCCACGCATGACATTCGCACTTTTTGGAAAAGTAACTGTGCCGTGAACATCATCGTGAACAGCGGTTGGAAACGTTTTTTGAAGAATCACACGAAACCTAATTATGGCTTGCGATTTTCCCTTTGGcaaattaaataaacaaatcaaaTGATTTAGAGGTTCTAGAGACAGGCTAAATTAATTTTGTTCATTTGACAGCATaacaaataaaacttttaatgcCACAAAGCCCCACAGGATTTACGGAAAATAGAAGATGAGAAAAACAATTGGGTTTAATGCTATTTGCATGACTTAGGTAATCGAATACTGAATGATGCAAATGGCATCATAAAATTACATTCAGAAAACcagaattgaaaataaatgcTTTTGTTGCTGTAATCAATGGCCGatttttgaaatgagattttttgttttctaaaagACAAAATCACAAAGTCGCTTAATAAGACGCTCACAAAAAAGAAGTTACAAAAACGAACTTCACCACTCATGTTTATGCTTACTACCTATCATGTATATTTACATGCCATGTTTCCGAATCCTACGCGTGGTTGCTATGGTAGCGGTGTTTCCAAAACAAAATACCAGTTCTCTGTAAACAAAATCCACAGAATATTACTTAACAGCAGAGAAAAAGTTACTTTTACAAAAACAATGTCCTTATTCAAAGTGTCAAATTGGTGGAAAACGCAGTGCCCTGATTTGGAACCAAGCTACGACTCTTTCTCGATGCACTGCGCTCGGTTGTGCATTCAGGAAGGTGAAAAGGACAGCATCCTAGTGGGTTCACATTCCGGGTGTTTCTCAATATACCAACCGACCAGTAAACCGTTCAACGAAGCGGATCTGGACGACAACGAGCAGTTTGAGAATGTTTACCAACATTCGGATGTGGTTCTGGAAATGCGGTTGCCTCTGCCGATCATTGGGATAACGGATGGAAAGTTTACTACGTGAGTTTTTTTAGGCAGTGTTGCAGAAGAATCTGCTGAAGCTGCTTTCAATTGATTTCAGGGCCGCCAAAGCAGAAGGCAGGCAGCACATAGGAATATTGCATCCCTTGAAAGTTTGCATATACCAAGTGCTAACTATCAGTGGAATTGCCGATCACGGTACGGTTAGGTAAAATGGTTAAATTGAAATGTTAATCCAATCCCTTGGTTTTAGGAGACCACACGAAGCTTCAGCTTCTATACGAGCACAGTTTAAGTAAATCAGCATTTTCATTCTGCCGTGGAAATTTTGGCGGTGTGAAAGGGCGAGATTTCTTGTGCGTTCAACATCTGGATGGTTCGTTAAAGTTTTTCGAACAAGATGGAATAAGCTATGAAGTTAGTTTGCCCGGCGAGAGAAATATCCCGTCACCTATTCACTACGTGGCACGGGTGGATTGCTTCGTTACGGTTTCCCCAAGCTGGGAACTGGAGTGCTACCGTTACCAGGATCTTTCGGAAACGAATGTGTCCCTACGGAAACATGAACCAATTTGGTCGCTGTGTATCGGCGAGTATGCCTTAGATTTTAATGTTCATCAAATGTCCGAGTAAGGAACAGTAGCCGTTTAAAGATTTAATTTCAGGAAGTGGTTTTTATAATGGAATAATCTTATATTGCAGCGTGGAATCGGTTATAATAATAATGGGAGAAAATAATCTCTTGTGTATAACGGACACAGGTAAAGTGCGTTTTATAAAGAAGCTTGATTACTCACCGGTTTGCCTTTATtcctttgtgattggttggtaTTGGGGTAAGTCTGAAACATGATTGCAATGTGCTAGAATAATTCATACATGAACTACCAACAGAACCAGATACCCGTCTTATGATAGCATTGGTGTCCGAGAGTGGATCATTACTGCTCTATGAGGAGAGTCAAATTGTGTGGTCTGCTGAACTTCCCGAGATACCAGTTGCATTAGGCCGGGCTAATGTATCCTGCTTACCGGGTGCGTTAGTAACACTTGGCGCTACCGGTGCCCTCAATGTAGGATATCTTGGCTCGGAaccacacatttttaaagtaccgCCCATAAAGCTAGCTCCCTTTGAAGTGGATAAGTGCCAAAAAGAATTGATGGAATTAGAAAATGAAATACGTTCCGGAGCAGATTTCAGTGACATTGCTGTGATCAATGCGGCAGCCGAACGTGAAGTAACGTTAAGTGCTCTCTTGGACTCTAAACTTGAAAAATGTCTACATCCTACACAAATTTCGTCAGAACAAAGTTCTATTTACATGTGTCAACTGGCAGTTACGATTAAATCCCACATCAATTTggaattacttcaaatttgcaTCGCTGTAGATCCTGCGCTCAAATGCCATAAAGAAACATTCATGTTTCGCGATGTTCAACCCGACAGCCTTCTAAAGTTGGACACATGGATTCACCCGTACGAGCCTGTGGCACCTGCCACACTGAAAGTGCAAATTTCATGCTCCTACACTAACAAACAGGGCATTAGTCGTGTACTGCAGCATTCATCAATCTTTCTCCCCCTAGAACTTTTCGTGAAGACTGTATCGGCTTCGAAGGAAGCGGTTCACAAAGTTACACTAACCATCCACAGTGGAAACGATAATCTGGGGAATTTATTTCCTGAATTTATCAGCACCGGAAGCTCACACGCGCTAGGATTGCAATCGCTGATTACCGGAAGCAAAGTGACCATTGTGGCAGCTAAAAACACCAATCGTTTCAGGTAAGGCATACCTACCTATTTACGTTGTATATACTTACTTATACTGATACCATAGAATTCCActtgcataacaatgttccgccaacatacTCGATCCATGCTGGTTCGTCTCCAGTTTCATGAGTGTCTGGTACTCCTAGGTTTTGCTCCACTTTTGGCCTAACCACCTAGAGGGGTGTGTATCTTTGCGTCTAGTATCACCCGGATTCAAGGCAAAAACTATTTTCCGAGGTTGCTGTCCGGCATTCTCGTTTATTTTCGTTAATTGTTTATTAATCAACGGGCTCGCTTTAGTCCCAATTATTGTCAGGTTAACATATAAAAAATCAGGTCGAATCAAGTGAGTAAAGTGATATCAAACATGTACAAATAAATTACCTTCCAAGTAGCGGCTTTCATAGCTGGGAAGACGGATCGGGTTTCTCCATGGCAGCTAAGATCTAAGAAAACGACGCTGAACGGACTCAATTCTCTCGAGGCAAAAGCCTCGAGTTGCTTTGGAAGAAAGTGACAGTCGTCAGTCGAACGGATCCGGAACATTTTGAGATCAACAGCATACGAGAGTCGTGGACTCTCAATGGTCAAATAACATCgttgaaataaagcagaaaattcAGCGGgcctaggtggcttccttgaggtatGCCTGACAAAGCTGGATAGCTATCAGACCGATAATCTCCAATGGCAACCACCAACTGGCGATCGGTGAGATATGAACAAAACCATTGCAAAAGGTTATCGCTAACACCAAGTCTATATAGTTTAACAATTGTGATGGCGTGTTTTATCTTGTCAAAGGTCGGCAGAAAAACATCTGTTTGAGCTCGTTGGGCCATACCTTCCGTTATGTTATGTATGATGTAAGAAACAGCAGATTAGTAGTGGTAGAGTGCTGGGAAGTGAAGCCATGTTGGTCAGCACTTAGATATTGCTTACAGTGAGAAATCTGTGGTTTCAAAACCACCAGCTCAAATAGTTTCGAGTTTcgacactgcactgcactgcactgcacagcGATGTGATGCCGCGATAATTGTCTACAGCTCGTTTGCTTCCTTTTTCGTGTACAGGgaaaatgatattttgatttccTGGTACTCAGCAACCACCTGAAACCTCCTTCCGACAATATCCACGCACTGCAGCACTGTACATGATGCATTGTGACTTTCATCGGGTTTACTAGCTTCCAGAAAAGCTCTTTTCGTTCATCTATTTCCTTAGCTCTTAACGGTCAATAGTATCATAAACggtcttgaaatctatgaataggtggtgGGTAAGGATTTGATATTCGCGGCACTTTTGAATGATCTGTTGCAACACAAAGACTTGGTCTATTGTAGATCGCCCGTCCACAAAACCAGCTACATAACTTCTCATAAATCTGCttgaaagatgatctgagaaaaaactttataggcggcgttgagaataatgatcgctcggtagttcccaCATTCCAACTTCTCGCCCTTGTATATTGGGAATATTATAAcctctttccactcctccggtagctgtccTGTTTCCTAGATCCTGACTATTAGCCGGTGCAGACAGGTAACCAATCTATCCGGGCCATTTTTGTCACCTATCTTGTTATTCTTAAGCTGCTCGTTGGCTCCGATCTTTTCACCTATTACGGGAGTCGCACAGTATCCACCGTACTGATGTAGTTATTCCCGCTGTTATCTTGGTATTCGGTCTCCGCTCCAATCGCCTCACGTTCATCCGTCAAGATCCCTCCGTCTTTATTCCGACATGTTTCAACTCGTTGCACAAAGCTTTTGCGGgatacgttcagtttcttgtagaattcaaggtgaaacggtactgaaccACAACGTGGCCGGAAATATGGCGTCCATGTGAGGATATAGGTGCCATCGATCCGGCCAAGTTGGggttcagtaccgtttcacctttaGCGTTTGCTGAGAGCGATACAGCTATTCCATGTCTTCACACACCATTTCTTCCAGGCTGCACTTCTcattctggtaaaactgggtttACTGTTTTCGTTTCTGTTCCACGTTTTATCGGGTGCCTTGTTGGAGCATCGACGCCCATGCTGTATGCTCGTCTCGTCTAACATCGTCTGGCATTTCTTGTCGAACATGTTGTTATGTCAGCGatcccaaaagttcttgtgctaatttgactaaaacacacgtaccttccgatccgcaaactttgaaatcactgaaaagtgattattaaagcatattattgaaattacgcaactgactttatttcttaaattcgtcgtaccgtttttaaatccgtccatcaaaatttttcatcgtccgaactaaaaatcacaacaatctGCACGAAGGTAACGTGCATATATttatgtaggacggcatgataaatgttattctgcaaaatttctgcaggtcgggcaagttttcctggctgtagaataacgacaatgccttgcgtgagttattttcatttatgaatga is part of the Sabethes cyaneus chromosome 2, idSabCyanKW18_F2, whole genome shotgun sequence genome and harbors:
- the LOC128736323 gene encoding protein PTHB1 isoform X2, with protein sequence MSLFKVSNWWKTQCPDLEPSYDSFSMHCARLCIQEGEKDSILVGSHSGCFSIYQPTSKPFNEADLDDNEQFENVYQHSDVVLEMRLPLPIIGITDGKFTTAAKAEGRQHIGILHPLKVCIYQVLTISGIADHGDHTKLQLLYEHSLSKSAFSFCRGNFGGVKGRDFLCVQHLDGSLKFFEQDGISYEVSLPGERNIPSPIHYVARVDCFVTVSPSWELECYRYQDLSETNVSLRKHEPIWSLCIGEYALDFNVHQMSDVESVIIIMGENNLLCITDTGKVRFIKKLDYSPVCLYSFVIGWYWEPDTRLMIALVSESGSLLLYEESQIVWSAELPEIPVALGRANVSCLPGALVTLGATGALNVGYLGSEPHIFKVPPIKLAPFEVDKCQKELMELENEIRSGADFSDIAVINAAAEREVTLSALLDSKLEKCLHPTQISSEQSSIYMCQLAVTIKSHINLELLQICIAVDPALKCHKETFMFRDVQPDSLLKLDTWIHPYEPVAPATLKVQISCSYTNKQGISRVLQHSSIFLPLELFVKTVSASKEAVHKVTLTIHSGNDNLGNLFPEFISTGSSHALGLQSLITGSKVTIVAAKNTNRFRVQSEDLLAIPLIVTSIVERISRNNRDSSKQMVTISSNPPIDEFLEQIDHHYELRQAHQKIKNELEIRTDQMRLFERRFVVKLQERAIRALDGILMLLKQNHTDIANICNSIKATEHQIKISQIQLSGLLKLLEVNFIYSDIPPKYHDTISNILAAPVFDGFELGWEEMLQPVLKFLAQTGPFRANEGISSFDEKFVFGTEEVFSIEQFRKQFADLLSRISGKCSQSGRASADFDEDLEDLARENEEEYSEWVSYDKSSELPFHHQ
- the LOC128736323 gene encoding protein PTHB1 isoform X1, giving the protein MPLEKDKSNSLQKVCKFDMENNTTTLQVSNWWKTQCPDLEPSYDSFSMHCARLCIQEGEKDSILVGSHSGCFSIYQPTSKPFNEADLDDNEQFENVYQHSDVVLEMRLPLPIIGITDGKFTTAAKAEGRQHIGILHPLKVCIYQVLTISGIADHGDHTKLQLLYEHSLSKSAFSFCRGNFGGVKGRDFLCVQHLDGSLKFFEQDGISYEVSLPGERNIPSPIHYVARVDCFVTVSPSWELECYRYQDLSETNVSLRKHEPIWSLCIGEYALDFNVHQMSDVESVIIIMGENNLLCITDTGKVRFIKKLDYSPVCLYSFVIGWYWEPDTRLMIALVSESGSLLLYEESQIVWSAELPEIPVALGRANVSCLPGALVTLGATGALNVGYLGSEPHIFKVPPIKLAPFEVDKCQKELMELENEIRSGADFSDIAVINAAAEREVTLSALLDSKLEKCLHPTQISSEQSSIYMCQLAVTIKSHINLELLQICIAVDPALKCHKETFMFRDVQPDSLLKLDTWIHPYEPVAPATLKVQISCSYTNKQGISRVLQHSSIFLPLELFVKTVSASKEAVHKVTLTIHSGNDNLGNLFPEFISTGSSHALGLQSLITGSKVTIVAAKNTNRFRVQSEDLLAIPLIVTSIVERISRNNRDSSKQMVTISSNPPIDEFLEQIDHHYELRQAHQKIKNELEIRTDQMRLFERRFVVKLQERAIRALDGILMLLKQNHTDIANICNSIKATEHQIKISQIQLSGLLKLLEVNFIYSDIPPKYHDTISNILAAPVFDGFELGWEEMLQPVLKFLAQTGPFRANEGISSFDEKFVFGTEEVFSIEQFRKQFADLLSRISGKCSQSGRASADFDEDLEDLARENEEEYSEWVSYDKSSELPFHHQ